A region from the Aeromicrobium choanae genome encodes:
- a CDS encoding beta-class carbonic anhydrase — MTTAFDDLLEANRHYAQTHEGGFDGIAQAGVLMVTCMDSRIEPLAMIGLKPGDAKILRNPGGRVTDQVLVAIVLGVSMLKVDRVLVVEHTRCAMASSTEADVKARIGDKSGTDASWMTIGVIEDQESTVRADVNRVHSHPLVPDSVEVAGFIYDVDSGLMTPVD; from the coding sequence ATGACGACCGCATTCGACGATCTCCTCGAGGCCAACCGGCACTACGCCCAGACGCACGAGGGAGGTTTCGACGGCATCGCACAGGCGGGTGTCCTGATGGTCACCTGCATGGACTCGCGCATCGAGCCCCTCGCGATGATCGGCCTCAAGCCCGGCGACGCCAAGATCCTGCGCAACCCCGGCGGCCGCGTGACCGACCAGGTGCTCGTCGCGATCGTGCTCGGCGTGTCCATGCTGAAGGTCGACCGCGTCCTGGTCGTCGAGCACACTCGCTGCGCCATGGCGTCCTCGACCGAGGCCGACGTCAAGGCCCGGATCGGCGACAAGAGCGGCACCGATGCCTCTTGGATGACCATCGGCGTCATCGAGGACCAGGAGTCCACCGTGCGCGCCGACGTCAACCGCGTCCACAGCCACCCGCTCGTCCCCGACTCGGTCGAGGTCGCCGGCTTCATCTACGACGTCGACTCGGGTCTCATGACCCCGGTCGACTGA
- a CDS encoding DNA gyrase/topoisomerase IV subunit B, which translates to MSTYDARNLLVLEGLEAVRKRPGMYIGSTDTRGLMHCLWEIIDNSVDEALTGHGSHIAVVLYPDGSVEVRDDGRGVPVDIEPKTGLTGVEVVYTKLHAGGKFGGGSYNATGGLHGVGASVVNALSARLDVEVDKGGATWAMSFRRGVPGVFAGDGADADFTPDNTLRKIGKVAKSRTGTRVRYWADPQIFIKGAKFAYDELVGRARQTSFLVPGLRIAIRDEREAEVREEDFFHEGGISEFCEFLASDTAVNEVLRIQGEDTFVETVPVLDSKGHMTPQDVERTLGVDIALRWGTDYDSVVRSFVNIIATPKGGTHVSGFERGVTKTFNEVLRNSRMLKNGDPDVIKDDVLEGLTAVVTVNLAEPQFEGQTKEVLGTPAVTRIVNKIVARELKAFLTSTKTAQKAKARLVMEKVVGASRTRLAARQHRDTQRRKNALESSALPAKLADCRSNDVDRSELFIVEGDSALGTAKSARDAEFQALLPIRGKILNVQKASIGDMLKNAECSSIIQVVGAGSGRTFDLDTARYGRIIFMADADSDGAHIRCLLATLFFRYMRPMVEAGRVYTAVPPLHRIELVSPKKGQDKYIYTYSDPELQRTLAQLKKRNVRWKDAPQRYKGLGEMDADQLAETTMDPRHRTLRRLTVDDAEASAEVFELLMGNEVPPRKEFIIQGAYEIDTELIDA; encoded by the coding sequence ATTTCGACCTACGACGCACGCAATCTGCTCGTCCTCGAGGGACTGGAAGCGGTACGCAAGCGACCGGGCATGTACATCGGCTCCACCGACACGCGCGGGCTCATGCACTGCCTCTGGGAGATCATCGACAACTCGGTCGACGAGGCGCTGACGGGGCACGGCTCCCACATCGCCGTCGTCCTGTACCCGGACGGGTCGGTCGAGGTCCGCGACGACGGCCGCGGCGTCCCCGTCGACATCGAGCCCAAGACCGGCCTGACCGGCGTCGAGGTCGTCTACACGAAGCTGCACGCGGGCGGGAAGTTCGGCGGCGGCTCCTACAACGCCACCGGCGGCCTGCACGGCGTGGGCGCGTCGGTCGTGAACGCGCTCTCCGCGCGCCTGGACGTCGAGGTCGACAAGGGCGGCGCCACGTGGGCGATGTCCTTCCGTCGCGGGGTCCCCGGCGTGTTCGCCGGCGACGGCGCCGACGCGGACTTCACCCCCGACAACACGCTGCGCAAGATCGGCAAGGTCGCGAAGTCGCGCACCGGCACCCGCGTCCGCTACTGGGCCGACCCGCAGATCTTCATCAAGGGCGCGAAGTTCGCCTACGACGAGCTGGTCGGCCGCGCCCGCCAGACCTCGTTCCTCGTGCCCGGCCTGCGCATCGCGATCCGCGACGAGCGCGAGGCGGAGGTGCGCGAGGAGGACTTCTTCCACGAGGGCGGCATCTCCGAGTTCTGCGAGTTCCTCGCCTCGGACACGGCCGTCAACGAGGTCCTGCGCATCCAGGGCGAGGACACGTTCGTCGAGACGGTCCCGGTGCTCGACTCGAAGGGCCACATGACGCCCCAGGACGTCGAGCGCACGCTCGGCGTCGACATCGCACTGCGGTGGGGCACCGACTACGACTCGGTCGTGAGGTCCTTCGTCAACATCATCGCCACCCCCAAGGGCGGCACCCACGTCTCGGGCTTCGAGCGCGGCGTCACCAAGACCTTCAACGAGGTCCTGCGGAACTCGCGGATGCTCAAGAACGGCGACCCCGACGTCATCAAGGACGACGTCCTCGAGGGCCTGACCGCGGTCGTCACCGTGAACCTCGCCGAGCCGCAGTTCGAGGGCCAGACGAAGGAGGTCCTCGGCACGCCCGCCGTCACGCGCATCGTGAACAAGATCGTCGCGCGCGAGCTGAAGGCGTTCCTGACCTCGACGAAGACCGCACAGAAGGCCAAGGCGCGCCTCGTGATGGAGAAGGTCGTCGGGGCGTCGCGCACGCGCCTGGCGGCCCGCCAGCACCGTGACACGCAGCGTCGCAAGAACGCGCTCGAGTCCAGCGCGCTGCCCGCGAAGCTGGCCGACTGCCGCAGCAACGACGTCGACCGCTCCGAGCTGTTCATCGTGGAGGGCGACTCCGCGCTCGGCACCGCCAAGTCGGCGCGCGACGCGGAGTTCCAGGCCCTGCTGCCGATCCGCGGCAAGATCCTCAACGTCCAGAAGGCCAGCATCGGCGACATGCTCAAGAACGCCGAGTGCTCGTCGATCATCCAGGTCGTGGGCGCCGGCTCGGGCCGCACGTTCGACCTCGACACGGCGCGCTACGGCCGGATCATCTTCATGGCCGACGCCGACTCCGACGGCGCACACATCCGCTGCCTGCTGGCGACGCTGTTCTTCCGCTACATGCGGCCGATGGTGGAGGCGGGCCGGGTCTACACCGCCGTGCCGCCGCTGCACCGGATCGAGCTGGTCTCGCCCAAGAAGGGGCAGGACAAGTACATCTACACGTACTCCGACCCCGAACTGCAGCGCACGCTGGCGCAGCTGAAGAAGCGCAACGTCCGCTGGAAGGACGCGCCCCAGCGCTACAAGGGCCTGGGCGAGATGGATGCCGATCAGCTGGCCGAGACCACGATGGACCCGCGCCACCGCACCCTGCGCCGGCTCACCGTGGACGACGCCGAGGCGTCGGCCGAGGTCTTCGAGCTCCTCATGGGCAACGAGGTCCCGCCGCGCAAGGAGTTCATCATCCAGGGCGCCTACGAGATCGACACCGAGCTCATCGACGCCTGA